The following are encoded in a window of Parambassis ranga chromosome 15, fParRan2.1, whole genome shotgun sequence genomic DNA:
- the tmem254 gene encoding transmembrane protein 254 yields the protein MAKSDGCAYFKRTSLFWIITVTLAMAFFTGIVFVPEKLPLQHLGVFGSLCSHLVENYSDLMYKGWLAAWAVHIFEALVALRTCSAKGISSTSVRCLWFVQTFLFGFASLGLLLKYDPERPKHH from the exons atggCTAAAAGTGATGGATGCGCTTACTTTAAAAGAACCagcctcttctggatcatcacCGTGACACTCGCGATGGCGTTTTTTACT GGCATCGTGTTTGTGCCAGAAAAACTCCCGCTCCAGCACCTGGGTGTGTTCGGCAGCTTGTGTAGTCACCTGGTGGAGAACTACTCGGACCTGATGTACAAAGG CTGGTTGGCAGCCTGGGCTGTTCACATCTTTGAGGCCCTTGTTGCACTGAGGACATGCAG cGCCAAAGGAATCAGCAGCACGTCTGTCCGCTGCCTGTGGTTCGTCCAGACGTTCCTGTTCGGCTTCGCCTCCCTCGGCCTGCTCCTCAAGTACGACCCCGAGCGCCCCAAACATCACTGA